ACGGCCTCGCTCGAGAGCCCCCAGCGCTTCAGCACCTCGGCGTACGACCCGTCCTTGATGATCTGGTCGATCGCCGCGGCATACGCCTCGACCAGGCCGCTTCCCTTCTTCGTGGTCGCGGCGATCTTGCCCTGGACCTGCGAGCCGCCGCCCGACAGGGTGCCGATGATCCGGGTCTGTCCGGCGGAGGCGACGTGGTAAGCGGCCGTCGGGTTCGGCCCGAGGTAGGCGTCGATACGGCCCGACTGGAGAGCGAGGTAGTAGTCGGTGTCCTTCTGGAAGTACTTGATGTCGACGGGCTTGCGGCCTGCCTTGACGTTCTCCTCGCTCCAGTCGACCAGGATCTTCTCCTGGTTGGTGCCGGAGGAGACGGAGATGGTCTTCCCCGCCACGTCCTTCGGCCCCCGCACCTGCCAGCTGGTGCCCTTCTTTGCCTCGAAGGCCAGGTTGTCGAGCCGGTAGGTCGCGAAGTCGTACTTCTCCTTGCGCTCCTCGGTGACCGTGACATTGGACAGGACCCCGTCGAACTTGGAGCTGTCCAGGCCGACGAAGAGGTTCTCCCAGGAGACCTCCTCGAACTGCGGCTTCAGACCAAGGGTGTCGACGATCAGAGTGGCGATGTCGATCTCGGCGCCGATCCGCGTCTTGTCGTCGGTCGCATGGAAGCCGAGCGGTGGCGAGGCGTCGGCGCTGGCACCGATGCGGATCGTGCCGCGCTCACGGATCACGTCGGGCACCTTGGCGGCAATGGCGTCGACCTTCTTGCCGCGGATGCGGTGCTGGTCGGGCGAGATATTGATGCCCTCGCCCGGCCGGCCCTTGGGCTTCACCGCGTCGGTCGCGGCGTCGCTGGTGCCTGAGCAGGCGGCGAGCAGACCGGAGGCGGCGATCACGGCGACGGCGGTGGCGAAGGCGCGGCGGGTGTTCACGTGGAAACTCCTTGCAGACATGGGTGGTTCACAGGACCTTGGAAAGGAACGCGCGGGTGCGCTCGTGCCGGGGGTTGTCGAGTACGTCGGCGGGAGCGCCCTGCTCGACGATCCGGCCGTCGTCCATGAAGATCACGGTGTCGGCGACCTCACGGGCGAAGCCGATCTCGTGGGTGACGACGATCATCGTGGTGCCCCGGCGCGCCAAGTCCTTGATCACGTCGAGGACTTCGCCGACCAGTTCGGGGTCGAGGGCGGACGTCGGCTCGTCGAAGAGCAGCAGCTTCGGCTCCAGGGCCAGCGCGCGGGCGATGGCGACGCGCTGCTGTTGCCCGCCGGAGAGCTGCTTGGGGTAGGCGGACGCCTTGTCCTCGAGCCCGACCCTGGCGAGGAGCTTCTCCGCAGTCGCGACGGCCGTCTTTCGAGGCCGCTTCAGCGCGGCGACCGGTGCCTCGATGATGTTCTCGATCACGGTGAGGTGCGGGAAGAGGTTGAAGTTCTGGAAGACGAAGCCGATCTGGGTGCGCTGCTTGAGTACCTCGCGCTCGCGCAGCTCGTACAGCTTGTCGCCGGAGCGGCGGTAGCCGACGAGCGAGCCGTCGACGCTGATCCAGCCGCTGTCGACCTTTTCCAGATGGTTGATGGTGCGCAGCAGCGTGGACTTGCCCGAGCCCGATGGCCCGAGTACGACGGCGACCTCCCCCGTACGCACCTCGAGATCGACTCCGCGCAGCACCTCCAGCGCGCCGAAGCTCTTGTGCACGGACCGTATGTCGACCATCGCGCTCATCGCGTGGCCCCCTTTGCGAAGTGGCGTTCCACGTAGTGCTGGAGAACGGAGAGCGCGGTGGTCAGGAGGATGTACCAGGCGGTGGCGACCATCAGCAGCGGGACGACCCGGCCGTTTCGTCCGTAGATGACCTGGACCTGGTAGAAGAGCTCGCCGATCGCCCTGACGGAGACGATCGAGGTGCCCTTGAAGAGGGAGACGATCTCATTGGCGGCGCTGGGGAGGATCGAGCGCATCGCCTGGGGCAGCACGATGCGGCGCAGCCGGGGGATGCCGAGTGCGGCCGCCGCCTCCAGCTGACCGCTGTCCACCGCCAGTACGCCGCCGCGGACGATCTCCGCCGCGTACGCCGCCTGGTGTGAGGGTTCGGGCAGCCGGGCCTCGACCAGCGCCCGCGCCTCGATCCACTCCCCCGGAACGCCGTCGCTGCCTGCTCGAAAGACCGCCCGCTCCTCGTCGGCCTCGACGGTGATGCCCGCGCCGAGGAAGCGGACGACACCGGCGCGCGAGAGCGCGAGGAGCTGACGCAGCCGGGGCCCGGGCGGGCCGGAGGCGAGATGGCTGAAGAAGCCGTGCCATCGGCCGCCGATGTCGCCGAGCCGGATCAGCTGCCCGTGGACGGAGAGCAGTCCGAGGAAGACCGCGAGGTCTTCACTGTGGGCCCGGTCGTGGCGGCGCTCGAGGTCGGCGGCGATGTAGCTGCGCAGCCCGTCCTGGAGTGCGTCGTACGAGCCGAAGCGCAGCCCGTCCAGCGGATGGTCGAGCGCTTCGAGGTCGAGGCGGTCGGCGGGGGCGGGGACAGAGGCGGCCACCAGGGTGTGCAGTTCGGGACTGCCCGGCGCCGCGGCGGAGTACCTCTCCTCGAAGTCGGGCCAGTTGACCGAGGTGCGCTCGGGGCGGGCGGCGAAGAGGCGGTGATAGTGGGCGAAGCCGAGCTCCTTGTCGATGAGCGGCCACAGGTCGCGCTGATAGTCGACGGGGCCGGGCCGGCTCAGCAGCGCGTCCACCTCGGCGGGTCCGAAGAAGCGTGGCAGCGGCGGCCGCTCGCCCTCCCAGCCGTAGCCGATCTTGGAGTGGTACGGCACACCGCGCCGTGATCCGACGTGCAGGACGGGCTCCTGGCCCGACGGCAGGTACTCGCCGTTCTCGTACCGTCCGCCACGGCCCTCGGTGAGCAGCACCATCAGATCGACGAATGCGAGCCCGAAGCCGCGGACGATGACCGGCTCACCCGCCGGGAGGGCGTCGAGACGGCTCTCTGCGGTGAAGTCCGGCGGCAGGTGGAGGAGCCCTCGGCGGCGCGCGAAGTCCGCCAGCTC
This portion of the Streptomyces sp. NBC_01750 genome encodes:
- a CDS encoding ABC transporter substrate-binding protein; amino-acid sequence: MNTRRAFATAVAVIAASGLLAACSGTSDAATDAVKPKGRPGEGINISPDQHRIRGKKVDAIAAKVPDVIRERGTIRIGASADASPPLGFHATDDKTRIGAEIDIATLIVDTLGLKPQFEEVSWENLFVGLDSSKFDGVLSNVTVTEERKEKYDFATYRLDNLAFEAKKGTSWQVRGPKDVAGKTISVSSGTNQEKILVDWSEENVKAGRKPVDIKYFQKDTDYYLALQSGRIDAYLGPNPTAAYHVASAGQTRIIGTLSGGGSQVQGKIAATTKKGSGLVEAYAAAIDQIIKDGSYAEVLKRWGLSSEAVAKSEINPPGLPKPKN
- a CDS encoding amino acid ABC transporter ATP-binding protein, producing the protein MVDIRSVHKSFGALEVLRGVDLEVRTGEVAVVLGPSGSGKSTLLRTINHLEKVDSGWISVDGSLVGYRRSGDKLYELREREVLKQRTQIGFVFQNFNLFPHLTVIENIIEAPVAALKRPRKTAVATAEKLLARVGLEDKASAYPKQLSGGQQQRVAIARALALEPKLLLFDEPTSALDPELVGEVLDVIKDLARRGTTMIVVTHEIGFAREVADTVIFMDDGRIVEQGAPADVLDNPRHERTRAFLSKVL
- a CDS encoding FAD/NAD(P)-binding protein, with product MTSVVVIGAGPRGTGFLERLAANAPELYADLPLEIHLVDPHPPGGGRIWRPDQSPLLWMNSMAEDVTMFTDDTVTLEGPVLPGPTLAEWAGIDGRSFPSRRQQGAYLRWVYEEAVAALPPAVTVHEHRARALRVSGPRDGRQLVRLEGRTEPLIADLVVLTLGHLDAELDDEQMELADFARRRGLLHLPPDFTAESRLDALPAGEPVIVRGFGLAFVDLMVLLTEGRGGRYENGEYLPSGQEPVLHVGSRRGVPYHSKIGYGWEGERPPLPRFFGPAEVDALLSRPGPVDYQRDLWPLIDKELGFAHYHRLFAARPERTSVNWPDFEERYSAAAPGSPELHTLVAASVPAPADRLDLEALDHPLDGLRFGSYDALQDGLRSYIAADLERRHDRAHSEDLAVFLGLLSVHGQLIRLGDIGGRWHGFFSHLASGPPGPRLRQLLALSRAGVVRFLGAGITVEADEERAVFRAGSDGVPGEWIEARALVEARLPEPSHQAAYAAEIVRGGVLAVDSGQLEAAAALGIPRLRRIVLPQAMRSILPSAANEIVSLFKGTSIVSVRAIGELFYQVQVIYGRNGRVVPLLMVATAWYILLTTALSVLQHYVERHFAKGATR